The following are encoded together in the Culex pipiens pallens isolate TS chromosome 1, TS_CPP_V2, whole genome shotgun sequence genome:
- the LOC120427855 gene encoding uncharacterized protein LOC120427855, with protein sequence MNAVLRSGKLNVCHGNAQSLCARKFAKLDELKDLLHSSKISVACFTESWLSPKTSDRRLAIPGFSLIRNDRKFQRGGGIVVYCKHHIGRTEVFRTELTAESADKTECVAVELRVDGEKILLVVVYNPPRNDCSEFLAAKLSEFGTRYENVLLVGDLNTDLAVPSTLRDRFTEVLQTHALFSVGVEPTFYHNRGCSQLDLFITSCAEKVLCFNQVGFPAMSQHDLIFGSLDFDDNPAPMITTYRDYVNFDAATVENAILAIPWSDFFASNEPDLLVNFFNEQAKQVHDACIPLRTKRGSKVSNAWFTNEVRTSMLERDLAYGDWRRAPRAFKDEARRRYNTLRNRTNAIVAAAKAQFLNRHLDNRTPSKILWNRLKSIGVGKERTSPTCDFHPDAVNQTFLSSYIAGEPVRRRTGPDNPYSFAFRPVQQWEVVNAVWDISSNATGLDGLPIAFVKIILPLTIQQVTHIFNSIIETSTFPVCWKHAKILPLRKKPHLNALTNLRPISILCALSKAFEKLMERQMSTFIAENNLLTDHQAGFRKGQSIQTAAVRVYDELAKTVDNRGSAVLLLLDFSKAFDTIPHRKLCAKLEVQFNFSVSAVNLVKSYLENRTQTVFCGDQQSETGVATSGVPQGSVWGPLLFCCHVNDLPTALKFCSIQMYADDVQLYIGRPGPCSREIIRMMNEDLASIVEWSRRNQLCAAGAPVGTRLKLFKSLILPHFLFGEILHVNPSASAMDRLRISLNCCVRFVYGLNRYDHVSHLQANLLGCPLDHLYAHRSCIFLHKLINTHSPPALFQKLIPFRGRRLANLIIPRNNTATYASSLFVRGVVNWNMLPTEEEENSFATGAIVRQNETESDRRCARLEKPPTTIDWRRGQSASRTNEVRCLW encoded by the exons ATGAACGCTGTCCTCCGTTCTGGCAAGCTCAACGTTTGCCACGGGAACGCCCAAAGTTTGTGTGCCAGAAAGTTTGCAAAACTCGACGAACTGAAAGATCTCCTGCACAGCTCAAAGATTTCGGTGGCTTGTTTTACTGAGTCGTGGCTTTCCCCTAAAACCAGTGACCGAAGATTAGCTATTCCCGGATTTTCTCTCATCCGTAACGACAGGAAGTTTCAACGTGGGGGAGGCATAGTGGTCTACTGTAAGCACCACATCGGTCGTACCGAAGTTTTCCGCACCGAACTGACAGCAGAATCGGCGGACAAAACAGAGTGCGTTGCGGTTGAGTTGCGTGTTGATGGTGAGAAGATTCTGCTCGTGGTGGTCTACAATCCCCCCAGGAACGATTGCTCGGAGTTTCTGGCTGCGAAGCTGTCGGAGTTTGGTACTCGGTATGAAAACGTTCTTTTAGTTGGTGACCTTAACACAGATTTGGCAGTACCAAGCACCCTACGAGACCGTTTCACCGAAGTCCTGCAAACCCACGCTCTGTTTTCGGTTGGTGTGGAACCAACCTTCTATCACAACCGAGGCTGCTCGCAATTGGACCTCTTCATAACGAGCTGTGCCGAGAAAGTTTTGTGCTTTAACCAAGTTGGCTTTCCTGCAATGTCGCAACACGATCTCATCTTCGGGTCCCTCGATTTCGACGATAACCCGGCACCGATGATCACTACGTACCGGGACTACGTCAATTTTGATGCAGCAACTGTCGAGAACGCGATTCTTGCCATCCCATGGAGTGACTTCTTTGCAAGCAACGAACCGGATCTACTGGTCAACTTCTTCAACGAACAGGCGAAGCAGGTGCACGATGCGTGTATACCGCTCCGGACAAAGAGAGGCAGTAAAGTATCAAACGCTTGGTTTACAAATGAGGTTCGGACTTCGATGTTGGAGCGTGACTTAGCTTATGGCGACTGGAGGAGAGCGCCGAGAGCCTTCAAGGACGAAGCACGCCGCCGTTACAACACGCTGAGGAACAGAACAAACGCGATAGTAGCGGCTGCAAAAGCGCAATTCCTTAATCGACACCTGGACAACCGTACACCGTCGAAAATCCTATGGAATCGCCTCAAAAGCATAGGGGTGGGGAAGGAGCGCACATCACCCACGTGTGACTTTCACCCGGACGCTGTAAACCAAACCTTCCTGTCAAGCTACATCGCTGGTGAACCCGTGCGCAGGAGAACAGGACCTGATAATCCGTACAGTTTTGCTTTCCGACCTGTGCAGCAATGGGAAGTGGTGAATGCTGTGTGGGATATTAGTTCTAACGCTACTGGACTTGACGGACTGCCGATTGCCTTCGTCAAGATCATCCTGCCACTGACCATACAGCAAGTCACACACATCTTCAACAGCATCATCGAGACGTCTACGTTCCCAGTATGCTGGAAGCATGCAAAAATCTTGCCATTGCGGAAAAAGCCTCATCTGAACGCGTTGACCAACCTCAGACCGATTAGCATCCTGTGCGCACTGTCGAAGGCTTTCGAAAAGCTGATGGAACGTCAGATGTCAACGTTCATCGCTGAAAACAACCTCCTTACGGATCATCAAGCCGGATTTCGGAAAGGTCAAAGCATACAAACTGCTGCTGTACGAGTCTACGACGAATTAGCGAAGACGGTGGACAACAGAGGGTCTGCTGTTCTGCTGCTACTCGACTTTTCAAAAGCGTTTGACACGATTCCACATCGCAAGCTGTGTGCCAAACTGGAAGTACAGTTCAACTTCTCTGTTTCTGCGGTCAACCTGGTCAAATCGTACTTGGAAAACCGAACACAGACTGTTTTCTGCGGTGATCAACAGTCTGAAACTGGAGTAGCCACTTCTGGAGTTCCACAAGGATCAGTGTGGGGCCCGCTGTTGTTTTGTTGCCACGTCAATGATCTGCCGACGGCCCTCAAGTTCTGTTCAATCCAGATGTATGCAGATGACGTTCAGCTGTACATCGGTCGTCCTGGGCCCTGCTCCCGTGAAATCATACGCATGATGAACGAAGATCTCGCAAGCATAGTGGAATGGTCGCGTCGAAACCAACT TTGTGCTGCTGGTGCTCCGGTTGGGACTCGCCTAAAACTGTTTAAATCGCTGATCCTCCCCCATTTTCTGTTTGGCGAAATCCTACACGTCAATCCGAGTGCAAGTGCCATGGACAGACTACGGATATCGCTGAACTGCTGTGTCCGGTTTGTATACGGATTAAACCGTTACGACCACGTAAGTCATCTGCAAGCAAATCTCCTGGGATGCCCGCTGGACCACCTCTACGCCCATCGCTCCTGCATCTTCCTACACAAGCTGATCAACACGCACTCTCCACCTGCACTGTTCCAGAAGCTGATACCGTTCCGGGGTCGTCGTTTGGCAAACTTGATTATCCCGCGCAACAACACAGCAACCTACGCTAGTTCACTGTTTGTACGAGGCGTGGTAAACTGGAACATGCTGCCAACGGAG